In Rhodothermales bacterium, the genomic window CAGGTAGTTCCTAGACCGTATTCTAGAGCGTTCACACGGAGGATCGGTTAGCCCGAATCGGGGATAGATCGAGGTGATGCCTGAGGGAGGATCGCCTGATCGGGACAGGTCGCGCACTTCACCTTCCGGGACGAGAGGGATCGTACTCGGTTGGTGATGGGTCTGGATAATTGAATACTTAAAATAAGATTCAGCAAAAGTCAGAATCGCCACATATCTGTGAAGATCTCGAAACAGATTTCTGGGCAGTTGTGCCCTAGCTTGCATAATTTTCCGCGGGGCGACGGATGTTTTTTTCTCCTACCTGGCCGATCGGCCGACTTCTGACGCTGGCGCTCTTCGTTGCGTCTGGTAGCCCTGAGGCGTAGTTTATGCGTCCAAACGGGCGAGGGGGGAACCCCCCCGTGTGGTGCGCCGATGTCTTGTGGCGTGCCGTTAACGAGTGAATCTAGCTTCTCATCGCGCTCCTTGCCTCCTTCCGCCTTTTCGATGAAGCCTGTAAACGCATGTATGGTGTGGCTCGGTGCGTTGGTTCTGGTCCAGTCGGCGCTGGTTCAGACGGCACTGGGCCAGTCCGAGCTTTTTCACGAACAGGTCGGGTACGCGTACGATTTGCAGCGCTTCACGCCGGCCGAGTACGCCGGCCATGCGCAGAACCTGGCCACGGTGCAAGATCGACGCGGTATCGTCTATGTCGCCAACCGCTCGGGTCTTCTCGAATACGATAGCGCCACGTGGCGGCGCCTCCGCATGCCCAACGGGGAGGGCGCCTTTTCGCTCGCGCTGTCGGATAGCGGCGTCGTCTATGTAGGTGGGAAAGGGGAGATCGGGTATCTCGCCCCTGATTCTGTCGGGGTCATGCGGGTCGTCTCCTTGATGGACCAGGTGCCGGAGGACAAGCGCAACTTCCTCTATGTCTGGGGTGTGCACGAGACGTCCAGGGGGGTGTACTTCCACACCGGCAACCGCATTCTCCGCTGGGATGGCCGGGCCTTTTTGACCTGGGAATCGGAGCGTCGGCTGCATACGGCGTTCGCCGTGCACGATCGGTATTTCATCAGGACGGATTCGATCGGGATTCAGGAGATCGTCGGCGATGAATTACAAACCGTGTCCGGCAGCGAGGTGTTCGCCACGAAGCGCGTGGTGGCCATGGTGCCCGACGGCCCCGTGGGCGTGCTGGTCGCCGCACAGTCCGGCTTAGACGGCCCGCTTGAACTTTACCGGATGGTGGAGGAGGAGCTCATTCGCATCGAGGTGGATGCGCACTTCGAGGACGCCGGTGCCACCTTTTACAACGGCGTGGCGCTTCCGGGCGGTTTTGTGGCGCTAAGCACGTTGAATGCCGGTGTGTACATCATCCGGAGTGACGGATCGATCGTGCAGGTGCTCAATCACGACTACGGGGTCCCGCTCGATGGCAACGCCATGTCCCTCGACGCCAATGGTGGACTCTGGATCGCGCATAACAGCAATGGGATCACGCGGCTTAATGCCCCGGTCGCGATGACGGCCTTTGGGGAGGCACACGGCCTGAAGACGATGCACGACATGGTGCGGTTCGGCGACCGCTTCTATGTGGCCACGGGCGCCGGCATTTTTCGGCTCAAAGAGCGGGAGCTCGACCGCAAGGCGGTCTTTAATCCCAACGCCTTCGAGCCGATGAACCCCGATGCGCTCACGGCCTGGTCGCTGGCTATCTTTCAGGGCGAGCTGTTCGCCGGCACCGAGTGGGGCGTGATGCGTCTGGTAAACGATGATTTTTCACTCATCTCCCTGGATAAACCCATCAAAAACGTTCGACGGGTAGTGCCCTCGGCGCGGTACGCGGATCGCCTGTATGTTGGCACCAACCAGGGTATCGTCCGGCTCGAGAAACGCGGGGCTGCGTGGCGCGTGGCTCCGGTCGCTGCTTCGATCGTGGACCCCGTCCACTCGCTGGTCGAAGAAGCAGATGGGACGCTCTGGGCCGCCACGCGCGGCAACGAGGGTTGGGGGCTCTGGCGCATCGCGTTTGATGGGTCCGAAGATACGGCCGGCGACGTGCGCCAACTAGCCTCGGAAGACATTCCGTGGGAAGGGGAGGTGGTGCTCGCCGCCGTGGAAGGCGCCATGCGTTTTCTGCCGCGCAGGGGCCTCTACAGACACGAACCCGGGCCGGACGGCGCCGATCGCTTCGTGCCGGACGTCCAGCTGGCGGACCCCTCCATGGCAAACGACTCGCTTGTTACGCTGGCTGAAATCGGCGACATGGTGTGGTTGGTTTACCAGGATCGCCTGGTCTACGCACAGAAAACCGCCGGTGGCACCTACGCGCGACGCACCTTCGAACATATCGAGATGCCACGCTGGGAATCTACGGTGTCTATCTACCGGGATGAGCACAACACGTTGTGGATCTCGTGCGGTCAGAACCTGTACCGGTATGTGGATCGCCTGGATACCGGCGTGGACCGAACGGTCTATTTTAATCCGATGATTCGGGGGGTGACCGTGGCCGCCACCGATTCGATGTTGACCAGCCGGACCGACACAGGCGTGTCCGGTCTGCCGGATTTGATCGTCGGCAGCCGTACGAACGATCTGACATTCGATTATGTCCTCCCTGAATACTCGGCGCCCGGGAATGTCCTCTACAAGGTGAAGCTGGAAAACTTCGATAGTCGGTGGTCCGACTGGACGCCTGACACTCGCTCGACCTATCGTAATTTGCCGGCCGGAGACTATCGCTTCCTGGTACAGGCCCAGACCCGTTCTCACCTCTACACCCGCGAGTCCGCCATTGCCCTGCGGATTCTCCCCACGTGGTCCTGGAATATCTGGGCGTGGATGTTATACGCCATCATCCTGGTCACCCCGGTCGTTCAGTTCGTGCGGCACCGCCGC contains:
- a CDS encoding ATP-binding protein; translation: MKPVNACMVWLGALVLVQSALVQTALGQSELFHEQVGYAYDLQRFTPAEYAGHAQNLATVQDRRGIVYVANRSGLLEYDSATWRRLRMPNGEGAFSLALSDSGVVYVGGKGEIGYLAPDSVGVMRVVSLMDQVPEDKRNFLYVWGVHETSRGVYFHTGNRILRWDGRAFLTWESERRLHTAFAVHDRYFIRTDSIGIQEIVGDELQTVSGSEVFATKRVVAMVPDGPVGVLVAAQSGLDGPLELYRMVEEELIRIEVDAHFEDAGATFYNGVALPGGFVALSTLNAGVYIIRSDGSIVQVLNHDYGVPLDGNAMSLDANGGLWIAHNSNGITRLNAPVAMTAFGEAHGLKTMHDMVRFGDRFYVATGAGIFRLKERELDRKAVFNPNAFEPMNPDALTAWSLAIFQGELFAGTEWGVMRLVNDDFSLISLDKPIKNVRRVVPSARYADRLYVGTNQGIVRLEKRGAAWRVAPVAASIVDPVHSLVEEADGTLWAATRGNEGWGLWRIAFDGSEDTAGDVRQLASEDIPWEGEVVLAAVEGAMRFLPRRGLYRHEPGPDGADRFVPDVQLADPSMANDSLVTLAEIGDMVWLVYQDRLVYAQKTAGGTYARRTFEHIEMPRWESTVSIYRDEHNTLWISCGQNLYRYVDRLDTGVDRTVYFNPMIRGVTVAATDSMLTSRTDTGVSGLPDLIVGSRTNDLTFDYVLPEYSAPGNVLYKVKLENFDSRWSDWTPDTRSTYRNLPAGDYRFLVQAQTRSHLYTRESAIALRILPTWSWNIWAWMLYAIILVTPVVQFVRHRRARQQLKELERERIVIQRLNEANTQLRAANETLRQANVLKDEFLANASHELRTPLTAILGFTDVLKEEMPDGPLEYLELIDENGKRLLRTINSLLDLTKLRAGMLEVRLERLDVCEKSEEIVDMMSQLAKNKGIRMYVDRPDTPIYAMLDTHCFERILYNLVGNAIKFTERGEVEISIEQGVAGEAIVHVRDTGVGISEAFMPHLFSEFKQEPREEGQPEGSGLGLAITAQLVELMGGALHVHSVRGAGSTFTIILPVAGALGDPRPAGASTTPHPPS